In Pelosinus sp. UFO1, one genomic interval encodes:
- a CDS encoding PqqD family protein yields MDRNNQEILSIIFKISDGLEYEVSTDNIVTIFEKQDHKIQNFFRKLKFRIPEYKKISLDEYGSYIFLLIDGMKTVKEIGENLETKYGDKAHPLYERLLLFLNHIDVNCHYIEKTNF; encoded by the coding sequence ATGGATAGGAATAACCAAGAGATTTTAAGTATAATATTTAAAATCTCTGATGGCTTAGAATACGAAGTAAGTACAGACAATATTGTTACTATATTTGAAAAACAAGATCATAAGATCCAAAACTTCTTTAGAAAACTTAAATTTAGAATTCCAGAATATAAAAAAATATCTCTGGATGAATATGGAAGCTATATATTTTTACTAATAGATGGCATGAAAACTGTAAAAGAGATTGGCGAAAATCTAGAAACAAAGTATGGTGATAAAGCTCACCCACTTTATGAAAGATTATTGTTATTCTTAAACCATATCGATGTTAATTGTCACTATATAGAAAAAACAAATTTCTAA
- a CDS encoding iron-containing alcohol dehydrogenase: MKKHAKLLQYAERVWNITEGSEDARIRSAIQKTREFFESLGVKTRLSDYNIGKDQIPVIIEQLKAHGMTALSETQDLSLDVSRKILENAL; this comes from the coding sequence ATGAAAAAACATGCTAAACTTCTGCAATATGCGGAACGTGTTTGGAATATAACAGAAGGAAGCGAAGATGCCCGGATACGTTCAGCTATCCAAAAAACGCGTGAATTCTTTGAAAGCCTAGGCGTAAAAACACGGCTGTCCGACTATAACATTGGCAAAGATCAAATACCGGTTATTATTGAACAGTTAAAGGCGCATGGCATGACAGCACTCTCAGAAACCCAAGATCTTTCGCTGGATGTAAGCCGAAAAATTTTGGAGAATGCGCTATAG
- a CDS encoding iron-containing alcohol dehydrogenase, producing MHTTKQYITYPVDGRIQDCISEGILQTLIEIGETTIAEPENYDARANLVWSATLALNGLICAGVPQDWAAHMIGHEKTC from the coding sequence GTGCATACGACGAAGCAGTATATCACATATCCTGTGGACGGCAGAATTCAGGACTGTATATCGGAAGGCATCCTGCAAACATTGATCGAAATAGGTGAAACCACAATCGCCGAACCGGAAAATTACGATGCGCGCGCGAACCTGGTCTGGAGCGCAACACTGGCACTCAACGGATTAATCTGTGCAGGCGTTCCGCAGGACTGGGCGGCTCATATGATCGGGCATGAAAAAACATGCTAA
- a CDS encoding MerR family transcriptional regulator: protein MHDFLQKKFTTGQFAALYGINKRTLMYYDSIDLFKPAIVKGNGYRYYTYGQSCLFDAIQLLRKLRVPLEDIKKHLVHCTPQKTRTVLYNQSQMLEQEIAELMWLQRVVQNKIKSMEANLEMDCSKIEIIESKAEAIVVSEPTSEASMEQTMKVTLKFMRDCYHTRTYNGYPLGYMMDAAKVQQGDFSQLTNCFYRIDEKNSEAMKWTYKPAGRYLVSYYRGPWTEMDPTLQLLADYANHHGLTFIGHAYLESILDDTTAAVEDPYYCESKISILLK from the coding sequence ATGCATGATTTTTTACAAAAAAAATTTACTACCGGGCAATTTGCCGCTCTGTACGGCATTAACAAACGAACCCTGATGTATTATGACAGCATTGATTTATTTAAGCCAGCTATCGTGAAAGGAAACGGGTACCGCTATTATACATATGGACAAAGCTGTCTTTTTGACGCGATTCAACTGCTGCGCAAACTCCGTGTCCCATTGGAAGATATCAAAAAACATTTGGTACACTGCACTCCGCAAAAGACACGAACTGTGCTGTATAATCAAAGTCAAATGCTGGAGCAAGAAATTGCCGAGCTTATGTGGCTGCAAAGAGTTGTACAGAATAAGATCAAGAGCATGGAAGCAAACCTAGAAATGGATTGTTCTAAAATCGAAATTATTGAATCAAAAGCGGAAGCAATCGTAGTCAGCGAACCGACTTCCGAAGCATCCATGGAACAAACAATGAAAGTTACGCTGAAATTTATGCGTGACTGCTATCATACCCGGACCTACAATGGATACCCCCTTGGCTATATGATGGATGCTGCCAAAGTACAACAAGGAGATTTCAGCCAATTGACCAATTGCTTTTACCGTATTGATGAGAAAAACAGCGAAGCCATGAAATGGACTTATAAGCCTGCCGGCCGTTACCTTGTGAGCTATTACAGAGGGCCTTGGACGGAGATGGACCCAACCCTTCAACTACTTGCGGACTATGCAAATCATCACGGGCTTACATTCATTGGACACGCCTATCTAGAAAGCATCCTGGATGATACTACAGCAGCCGTTGAAGATCCCTACTATTGCGAATCTAAAATTTCAATTCTATTGAAATAA
- a CDS encoding efflux RND transporter periplasmic adaptor subunit, with protein MFSAKFRKSCCVELGAIMIGLIITGCGGTETMVQEKAVPVKAIKVIQQDVTRANEYAGQVQGKNDVKIQARVSGNIVEKMVSGGDIVKKGQPLFRIDSIQYESTLLSAQAQLVQAEANWENSRIDMQRYQNLLNAAAISEQQLTTQKATERQNRALVASYHALVKKAQDDVNSTLVVSPVDGRIDVNDVSMGTYVQAGSTTLVTVGALDTVFIQFSMSENEYLSLRQASQNNIANSGWGEDVMITLSNGEVYPLKGKVTQADRSLANNSGTLTLKASFANPDGILIPGMFARVKIPGIPVRNAVLVPQRAVQQVLDKSLVTIVNADNKAEPRTVILGEKVGSYYLVKEGLTVNDTVVVEGLTKVQEGVTLDVTVVAPEELELSINS; from the coding sequence GTGTTTTCAGCAAAATTCAGGAAGAGTTGCTGTGTAGAATTGGGTGCCATAATGATTGGTTTGATCATTACAGGATGTGGCGGCACGGAGACGATGGTGCAGGAAAAAGCAGTGCCGGTTAAAGCAATAAAGGTTATCCAGCAGGATGTAACGAGAGCCAATGAATATGCAGGACAGGTACAAGGAAAAAATGACGTAAAAATTCAGGCGCGTGTGTCTGGTAATATTGTTGAAAAAATGGTTTCCGGCGGTGATATCGTCAAAAAGGGGCAACCATTGTTTCGTATCGACAGCATACAATATGAAAGCACATTGCTTTCAGCTCAAGCCCAACTGGTACAAGCTGAGGCTAATTGGGAAAACTCGCGTATTGATATGCAGCGATATCAAAACCTGTTAAACGCAGCAGCCATTTCGGAACAGCAGTTAACTACCCAGAAAGCGACCGAACGCCAGAATAGGGCTTTAGTGGCTTCGTATCATGCACTAGTAAAAAAAGCTCAGGATGATGTAAACAGTACCTTAGTTGTTTCGCCAGTAGACGGACGCATTGATGTAAATGATGTTAGCATGGGAACCTATGTGCAGGCAGGAAGTACCACATTAGTTACAGTGGGTGCACTGGATACAGTGTTTATCCAGTTTAGCATGAGTGAGAATGAATACCTTAGCTTGCGTCAGGCTTCGCAAAATAATATTGCCAACAGCGGTTGGGGAGAAGATGTCATGATTACATTAAGCAATGGTGAAGTATATCCGTTAAAGGGGAAAGTAACGCAGGCGGACAGAAGCTTGGCCAATAATAGTGGAACCTTGACGCTAAAAGCCTCTTTTGCCAATCCGGATGGGATTCTAATCCCGGGCATGTTTGCTAGAGTTAAAATCCCTGGCATACCAGTAAGAAATGCGGTGCTGGTTCCCCAGCGGGCTGTGCAGCAGGTATTGGATAAATCTCTTGTCACAATTGTCAATGCCGACAACAAAGCGGAGCCCCGAACGGTGATTCTGGGAGAAAAGGTGGGCAGTTATTATCTTGTAAAAGAAGGTTTGACTGTGAATGACACAGTTGTTGTAGAAGGACTGACAAAGGTTCAGGAAGGAGTGACGCTTGATGTGACTGTCGTCGCTCCGGAAGAGTTGGAGTTATCTATTAACTCGTAG
- a CDS encoding efflux RND transporter permease subunit has product MARFFIERPIFAIVLSIMIVVAGTITGLNLPIAQYPQIQPPTVSVSAAYTGANAEVVNQTVAQVLEEQINGVQGMNYMSSNSDDSGAYSLEVVFDLGVDGDIAAVKVQNSVAQANANLPAEVTAAGITTQKASSDMAMMLSIYSPKGTYDSVFLTNYFNVYLKDAIKRVNGVGNVMVLGSDFSRRIWINPDRMAELGLTVADVLEAVKEQNVQAPAGTIGAMPVPKKQEFQYTAKVQGRLASIADFENIIVKAQPNGSFVYLKDIARVENAGKDLNYSTKQDGANAVAVGIQLTSDANAMNTIAGVKKAVAAAEENFPPDMKYRAIFDNTNFIAESMHEVVKTFFEAMALVMIIVFLFLQSWRATLIPMLAVPVSLIGTFGAFVLLGFSINTLTLFAMVLAIGLVVDDAIVVIEAVEHHMRYNKLTPVEATKRAMAEVSGPVIAIAFVLAAVFVPVAFIGGMVGVLYRQFALTIAVSMALSALVALSLTPALCALLLKPYKEQAKDSVLGRFFGQFNDWFDRTTSAYSEMVKSLISKAKYSCIFLLIILVGMVFLYKIVPTTFVPDEDQGYFAVAVTLPEGASMNRTQAVTDRLAGEVKELPGVGQVIAIDGFDMLSNGAKANTAALFVCLEPWSNRRDPATQIDSIIGQVQSKSDLFPEASIMAFNMPPLPGLGMISGFTMVLQDMSGHSKEELDGMTKKFVLAANQLPEVMAVYSTYKSDSPGYEFEVDREKVKNLGIALNDVFTALQVNFGGTQVNDFNLFNRTYKVVMQADTMYRNEADMMRFIYVRSSNGSMIPLDTLLKPKLTTGTSIISRFNAARSIQINGSVGEGYSSGQALAAMEKLAKETLPSGFSVEWSGQSREEKKAGSTTMQILALALVFVFLCLAALYESWSVPYAVMLSVPTGIFGALLSQYTMNLQNSVYMQIGVIMLIGLAAKNAILIVEFAKVRVDKGMDPVKAAIEAATLRLRPILMTSFAFIIGCLPLAMASGAGAGARKAMGTAVVGGMTIATAFGIFLIPVLFVVVEWVVAKLSWKKKKKEVYSA; this is encoded by the coding sequence GTGGCAAGATTTTTTATAGAGCGTCCAATTTTTGCAATTGTTCTTTCCATTATGATTGTGGTAGCGGGAACGATTACCGGGCTGAATCTTCCCATCGCCCAGTACCCGCAAATCCAGCCGCCAACTGTATCCGTATCGGCAGCGTATACTGGCGCGAACGCTGAAGTTGTCAATCAGACGGTAGCTCAGGTTTTGGAAGAGCAGATTAACGGTGTACAGGGTATGAACTATATGAGCTCAAATTCCGATGATTCGGGTGCCTATAGTCTGGAAGTTGTTTTTGATTTGGGAGTCGATGGGGACATCGCCGCCGTTAAGGTGCAGAACAGTGTCGCCCAGGCCAATGCCAATTTGCCGGCAGAAGTAACCGCGGCTGGTATTACTACCCAAAAAGCATCTTCGGACATGGCTATGATGCTGAGCATCTATTCGCCCAAGGGAACTTATGACAGTGTATTTTTAACTAATTATTTTAATGTCTACTTGAAGGACGCTATTAAGCGGGTTAATGGTGTCGGCAATGTGATGGTCCTGGGGTCGGATTTTTCCCGGCGTATCTGGATTAATCCAGATCGCATGGCGGAGCTGGGCTTAACGGTAGCCGATGTGCTTGAGGCCGTCAAGGAACAGAATGTTCAGGCACCGGCCGGTACAATCGGTGCCATGCCTGTACCCAAAAAGCAGGAGTTTCAATATACTGCTAAAGTGCAGGGGCGTTTAGCAAGTATCGCCGATTTTGAAAATATTATCGTGAAGGCCCAGCCGAATGGCTCATTCGTTTATCTGAAAGATATTGCGCGAGTCGAGAATGCCGGGAAAGACTTGAATTATTCCACAAAACAAGATGGAGCCAATGCGGTTGCAGTGGGCATTCAGCTCACCAGCGATGCCAATGCAATGAATACCATTGCGGGAGTGAAAAAAGCTGTAGCAGCAGCAGAAGAAAATTTTCCACCGGATATGAAATATAGAGCCATCTTTGATAATACGAATTTTATCGCTGAATCCATGCATGAGGTGGTTAAAACCTTTTTTGAAGCGATGGCCCTCGTTATGATCATAGTATTTCTTTTTCTGCAAAGCTGGCGGGCAACGCTGATTCCGATGCTGGCCGTTCCCGTATCATTAATTGGTACGTTTGGTGCTTTTGTGCTTCTTGGTTTTTCGATTAACACCTTGACACTGTTCGCTATGGTATTGGCAATTGGATTGGTTGTCGATGATGCCATTGTCGTTATTGAAGCAGTCGAGCATCATATGCGTTATAATAAACTGACACCGGTGGAGGCCACGAAACGAGCAATGGCCGAAGTGTCCGGGCCGGTTATTGCCATTGCTTTTGTATTGGCCGCTGTATTTGTTCCGGTTGCTTTCATCGGCGGCATGGTGGGCGTTCTCTACCGCCAGTTCGCCTTGACGATAGCGGTGTCGATGGCTTTATCTGCTCTAGTCGCTTTGTCCCTGACCCCGGCACTGTGTGCCCTGTTATTAAAGCCCTACAAGGAACAAGCAAAGGACAGTGTTTTGGGCAGATTTTTTGGCCAATTTAATGACTGGTTTGACCGAACTACCAGTGCATATAGTGAAATGGTGAAATCATTAATCTCCAAAGCGAAATATTCTTGTATATTCTTGTTGATCATTTTAGTTGGGATGGTGTTCCTATACAAAATTGTCCCCACGACCTTTGTACCGGATGAAGATCAGGGATATTTTGCGGTAGCTGTCACTCTGCCGGAAGGCGCGAGTATGAATAGGACACAGGCAGTAACCGACCGATTGGCTGGAGAAGTTAAAGAACTGCCAGGTGTCGGTCAGGTTATCGCAATTGACGGTTTTGATATGTTGTCAAATGGTGCCAAGGCCAACACGGCAGCTCTATTTGTTTGTCTTGAACCGTGGAGTAACCGAAGAGATCCTGCTACCCAGATCGATTCCATCATCGGTCAGGTTCAGAGCAAATCTGACCTCTTTCCGGAAGCTTCTATTATGGCCTTTAACATGCCGCCCTTGCCAGGTCTGGGGATGATCAGCGGTTTTACTATGGTATTGCAGGATATGTCCGGTCACAGCAAAGAAGAACTGGATGGGATGACGAAGAAATTCGTACTTGCTGCCAATCAACTTCCGGAAGTGATGGCGGTATACTCAACATATAAAAGTGATTCTCCTGGCTATGAGTTCGAAGTTGACCGGGAAAAGGTGAAAAATCTGGGCATTGCTTTAAACGATGTATTCACGGCGCTGCAAGTCAATTTCGGCGGTACCCAGGTGAATGACTTTAACCTGTTTAACCGTACTTATAAAGTGGTTATGCAGGCGGATACAATGTATCGTAATGAAGCTGACATGATGCGCTTTATCTATGTCCGGTCTTCGAATGGCTCTATGATTCCGTTAGATACCTTGTTAAAACCGAAGCTGACCACAGGGACGTCCATTATTTCCCGTTTCAATGCTGCCCGCAGCATTCAGATCAATGGCTCCGTAGGAGAAGGCTACAGTTCGGGGCAAGCCCTAGCTGCCATGGAGAAACTGGCGAAAGAAACCCTGCCTTCCGGTTTTAGCGTGGAGTGGTCAGGGCAAAGCCGGGAGGAAAAGAAAGCCGGCAGCACAACCATGCAGATTTTGGCGTTGGCCTTAGTATTTGTCTTTTTATGCCTGGCGGCGCTTTATGAGAGTTGGAGCGTTCCGTATGCTGTCATGCTTTCCGTGCCAACCGGCATTTTCGGGGCATTATTGTCCCAATATACTATGAATCTGCAAAACAGTGTCTATATGCAGATTGGGGTGATTATGCTAATCGGGTTAGCCGCCAAAAATGCAATTTTGATCGTTGAATTTGCTAAGGTCAGGGTGGATAAGGGGATGGACCCGGTTAAAGCTGCTATCGAAGCGGCAACCTTACGGCTTCGACCTATTCTGATGACTTCTTTCGCCTTTATTATTGGATGCCTGCCGCTGGCAATGGCTAGCGGTGCTGGTGCTGGCGCAAGGAAGGCGATGGGGACTGCGGTTGTTGGTGGTATGACGATCGCTACGGCTTTTGGCATCTTCCTCATCCCCGTATTATTTGTGGTTGTGGAATGGGTTGTGGCTAAATTAAGTTGGAAGAAAAAGAAAAAAGAAGTCTATTCAGCATAA
- a CDS encoding multidrug efflux SMR transporter: protein MNGYVFLGIAIALEVFSTSMLKYSEGFTKLYPSLAFVVGMSASFYAVAQAMTVIPLNITYAIWSGVGTVLTALVSILIWKESINIYSGIGIGLIVIGVVMLNLKGPAH from the coding sequence ATGAACGGATATGTTTTTTTAGGCATAGCAATTGCCTTAGAAGTATTTTCTACATCTATGCTTAAATATTCAGAAGGCTTTACGAAGCTTTACCCTAGTCTGGCTTTTGTAGTAGGAATGAGTGCTTCATTTTATGCAGTTGCTCAAGCCATGACTGTTATTCCACTAAACATCACCTATGCGATCTGGTCTGGTGTAGGAACGGTTTTGACAGCATTGGTGTCTATTCTGATTTGGAAAGAATCTATCAATATCTATAGTGGTATAGGGATAGGGTTAATCGTCATTGGCGTAGTAATGCTTAACTTAAAGGGACCTGCTCATTAA
- a CDS encoding AAA family ATPase gives MVEINFLDKNQYVSKILLEKQNIPSFKHYPFSIPAVAKLDSLALHPNVTFLIGENGAGKSTLIEAIAIAFGFNPEGGSKHFTFSTRESHSPLHEHMVLCKGVKRPRDSFFLRAESFFNVATNVDDLGVGEAYGEHSLHEQSHGESFMSLFLHRFKGKGFYILDEPEAALSPMRQLSFISRLHQLVVDNSQFIIATHSPIILSYPNSYIYNIDESGINKIAYEQTDHFMINKHFFNNRKAILNELMQL, from the coding sequence GTGGTAGAGATTAATTTCTTAGATAAAAATCAATATGTTTCTAAAATTTTGTTGGAAAAACAAAATATACCCTCCTTTAAACACTATCCGTTTTCAATACCTGCTGTAGCAAAATTAGATAGTCTTGCATTACATCCCAATGTGACTTTTTTGATTGGAGAAAATGGAGCAGGAAAATCAACGTTAATCGAAGCAATCGCAATTGCTTTTGGGTTTAATCCTGAGGGTGGATCGAAACATTTTACCTTTTCAACGAGAGAATCACATTCTCCGTTGCATGAACATATGGTTTTATGTAAAGGAGTTAAAAGGCCAAGGGATTCTTTTTTTCTACGGGCGGAGAGTTTCTTTAACGTGGCCACGAATGTGGATGATCTAGGTGTTGGAGAAGCGTATGGTGAGCATTCTCTTCATGAGCAATCGCATGGGGAGTCGTTCATGTCACTTTTCTTACATCGATTTAAGGGGAAGGGGTTCTATATTCTTGATGAGCCCGAAGCAGCCTTATCGCCAATGCGACAGCTTTCTTTTATCAGTCGCCTTCACCAGCTCGTAGTAGACAATTCACAGTTTATCATTGCGACTCATTCGCCAATTATTTTATCCTATCCTAACTCCTATATCTATAATATTGATGAAAGCGGCATCAATAAGATCGCATATGAGCAAACGGATCATTTTATGATTAATAAACATTTTTTCAACAATCGCAAAGCCATATTGAATGAGTTGATGCAACTATAA
- a CDS encoding aspartate aminotransferase family protein translates to MKRQIKDNMPEFLGLREAMELSREQNRENHRKFINPELVNLMGLLNFDKCFVKAQGTSLWDKDNDEYLDFLGGYGALNLGHNHTEINAAVEAVKEFPNLLQAALNPLAGALARNLALFTPGELQYSFFSNSGAEAVEGALKLARASTGRTKFISCEGSFHGKSFGALSITGREKYRKPFAPLLPGVDFIPYGDAKALEQALSQKDVAAFIVEPIQGEGGIIVPPEGYLKKVRDICTTYNTLLIVDEIQTGFGRTGKLFACEEEGIVPDILCLSKSFGGGVMSLAAYTTTEKIWKKAYGSIEKATLHTSTFGGNSRAVAAGIATLEILFRDDLSRQAAEKGEYLMGKLQQLQKKYPFLKEVRGRGLMIGLEFAQPEKGLLNRLTGGTVEKLASEYLGAMVAGELLNKHRIVTAYTLNNPNVIRLEPPLIVSYEQLDTLLAALDEICSKNRGFGDMVLASGKTILSSFVKKS, encoded by the coding sequence ATGAAAAGACAGATAAAAGACAATATGCCTGAATTTCTAGGGCTGAGAGAAGCTATGGAGTTATCTCGGGAACAAAATCGGGAGAATCACCGAAAATTTATAAATCCTGAGTTAGTAAATCTCATGGGACTTTTAAATTTTGATAAGTGTTTTGTTAAGGCGCAAGGGACGTCGCTATGGGATAAAGACAATGATGAATACTTAGATTTTTTAGGAGGTTATGGGGCATTAAACCTAGGACATAACCACACTGAGATCAATGCAGCAGTTGAGGCAGTGAAGGAATTTCCAAATCTGCTGCAAGCGGCTCTAAACCCTTTAGCAGGGGCGTTAGCACGAAACCTGGCATTATTCACTCCTGGAGAACTGCAATACTCATTTTTTAGTAACAGTGGAGCGGAAGCTGTGGAAGGGGCATTAAAACTAGCTAGAGCCTCTACTGGAAGAACAAAATTTATTTCCTGTGAAGGCTCTTTTCATGGAAAATCCTTCGGAGCTCTGTCGATTACAGGCCGGGAAAAATATAGGAAACCTTTTGCCCCTCTACTGCCGGGTGTAGACTTTATCCCGTATGGAGATGCCAAAGCCCTTGAACAAGCTTTGAGCCAGAAAGATGTAGCGGCATTTATCGTGGAACCGATTCAAGGCGAAGGAGGAATTATTGTTCCACCGGAAGGATACTTGAAAAAAGTTAGAGATATTTGTACAACTTATAATACGCTGCTTATTGTTGACGAAATCCAAACAGGGTTTGGACGTACTGGAAAACTTTTTGCCTGTGAAGAGGAAGGTATTGTTCCTGATATTTTATGTCTGTCCAAATCTTTCGGAGGCGGGGTGATGTCACTAGCTGCCTATACTACAACAGAAAAGATATGGAAAAAGGCCTATGGCAGTATAGAAAAAGCGACACTGCATACTTCTACCTTTGGCGGAAATTCGAGGGCGGTAGCAGCAGGAATTGCCACCTTAGAAATTCTCTTTAGAGATGATTTATCCCGTCAGGCTGCTGAAAAGGGAGAATATCTCATGGGGAAATTACAGCAGCTCCAGAAAAAATATCCCTTCTTAAAAGAAGTTCGCGGAAGAGGGCTTATGATTGGACTTGAGTTTGCTCAGCCTGAGAAGGGGCTGCTGAATAGGCTGACTGGGGGAACGGTAGAAAAGTTAGCTAGTGAATATTTGGGTGCTATGGTAGCAGGAGAACTTTTAAATAAACATCGAATTGTTACGGCATATACCTTGAACAATCCGAATGTGATACGCTTAGAACCGCCTCTAATCGTATCTTATGAGCAACTTGATACATTACTTGCAGCATTGGATGAAATCTGCTCAAAAAATAGAGGATTTGGAGATATGGTTTTAGCTAGTGGTAAAACTATTTTGAGTTCTTTCGTTAAAAAATCTTGA
- a CDS encoding MutS family DNA mismatch repair protein: MPINTFSNRLHTFRSLEVKQQEISNRISNLRMLVFLIGAGITSFCFVKTDSIYGYFVLLISLITFIHFVLKHQQIKRELNKIRCKIEINEKYLSRMDGSWINFKENGQEFIDPGHSYTGDLDIFGEKSLFQWINVAHTFYGRKTLKKFLATPEKDIRIIKRRQQGVKELTEKGNFVEELQCLGMLAADIENDPSSLIAYAENPSQLFQRKWLQNIFYILPVATVLSLILLLFEISIPTFIPLSLISVQMILTAIGFKENSLALNTVHKFKENLDAFNQFIALIEKEKFQDEYLSQLQSDLLHEAKAASLRVKHLERIVTASELRYNIISFSIMNFLMLWDFHCVFALEAWKKQNGNLIRSWLGIIGHFEALASIGVILQLHPKWSFPAFAEKGLLFSAVDMGHPLLVETKSVRNNIDMKNTICVITGSNMSGKTTLLRTIGINLVLAYCGAPVSASKLECSIMNIFTSMRINDDLNSGISTFYAELLRIKTIIDFSHQQEDMIFLIDEIFRGTNSRDRVLGAASVLKNLNKDWIIGLISTHDFELCNLEKDTHGKIVNYHFTESYVDNEIQFDYKLRIGQCTTTNAKYLMKMVGIELYE, from the coding sequence ATGCCGATCAATACCTTTTCAAATCGCTTGCATACCTTTAGAAGCCTGGAAGTAAAACAACAGGAGATCTCCAATCGAATTAGCAATCTTCGTATGCTAGTATTTTTAATAGGCGCAGGGATTACGAGCTTCTGTTTTGTCAAAACAGATTCCATTTATGGGTATTTTGTTTTGCTCATATCTCTGATTACCTTTATTCACTTTGTGCTTAAGCATCAACAGATCAAAAGAGAATTAAATAAGATCCGCTGTAAAATTGAGATTAATGAAAAGTACCTCAGTAGAATGGATGGAAGTTGGATCAATTTTAAAGAGAACGGGCAGGAGTTTATTGATCCAGGTCATTCTTATACCGGCGATCTAGATATATTCGGAGAAAAATCTTTATTCCAGTGGATCAATGTTGCACACACCTTTTATGGAAGAAAGACATTAAAGAAGTTTCTCGCAACTCCAGAAAAGGATATCCGAATCATCAAGAGACGACAACAGGGTGTAAAAGAGCTGACAGAAAAGGGCAACTTTGTCGAGGAATTACAGTGTCTCGGTATGCTTGCGGCAGACATTGAAAATGACCCTAGTAGTCTAATTGCTTATGCAGAAAATCCTTCACAATTATTTCAACGTAAGTGGCTACAAAACATCTTTTATATACTGCCTGTAGCAACGGTCCTCTCGTTGATTCTACTTCTTTTTGAAATTTCGATTCCTACTTTTATACCATTGAGTCTGATTTCCGTCCAAATGATACTTACCGCCATTGGCTTTAAAGAAAACTCCCTAGCATTAAATACGGTACACAAATTTAAAGAAAATCTGGACGCTTTCAATCAGTTCATTGCCTTAATTGAAAAAGAAAAATTTCAGGATGAGTATCTGTCCCAGTTGCAATCCGACCTATTACATGAAGCAAAAGCAGCCTCTCTGCGAGTAAAGCATCTTGAAAGAATCGTAACGGCTAGTGAACTTCGTTATAATATCATCTCATTTAGTATCATGAACTTTCTCATGCTGTGGGATTTTCATTGTGTCTTCGCATTAGAGGCTTGGAAGAAGCAAAATGGAAATTTGATACGAAGTTGGCTTGGTATTATCGGTCACTTTGAAGCACTGGCAAGTATAGGTGTCATCTTACAGCTACATCCCAAATGGAGTTTTCCTGCCTTCGCGGAAAAAGGCCTATTGTTTTCGGCAGTCGACATGGGGCATCCGCTACTCGTTGAAACCAAAAGTGTGCGTAACAACATTGATATGAAGAATACGATTTGTGTAATTACGGGGTCAAATATGTCAGGAAAGACTACCTTATTACGAACCATCGGTATAAACCTAGTCCTGGCCTATTGTGGAGCTCCTGTCTCCGCCAGTAAACTAGAGTGTTCTATTATGAATATCTTCACATCTATGAGAATCAATGATGATTTAAACAGCGGCATATCAACCTTCTACGCGGAACTGCTGCGCATAAAAACCATCATTGATTTTTCACATCAACAAGAAGACATGATTTTCTTAATTGATGAAATATTTCGCGGCACCAATTCACGAGATCGAGTTCTAGGAGCTGCCAGTGTGCTGAAAAATTTAAATAAGGATTGGATTATCGGACTCATTTCCACCCATGACTTTGAACTATGTAATTTGGAGAAAGACACCCATGGCAAAATTGTTAACTATCATTTCACGGAGAGCTATGTAGATAATGAAATACAGTTTGACTATAAGCTTCGCATTGGACAGTGCACAACTACCAATGCGAAATATCTGATGAAAATGGTGGGCATTGAATTATACGAGTAG